One stretch of Oncorhynchus masou masou isolate Uvic2021 chromosome 9, UVic_Omas_1.1, whole genome shotgun sequence DNA includes these proteins:
- the LOC135546699 gene encoding aldehyde dehydrogenase family 3 member A2-like isoform X3 — MEKQAVQRAREAFLAGRSRPQEFRVQQLKSLQRMITDRQGEIATALRQDINRSQYDTLLFELIGLENEISLAVSKLAQWAAPRPVERNLLTISDQAYIQPEPLGVVLIIGAWNYPWALTLQPLVGAIAAGNAAVVKPSELSVYSASLLKALLPRYLDQELYPVVCGGVSETQELLRQRFDHVFYTGNSTVGKLVMEAAARHLTPVTLELGGKSPCYIDKDVDLRVACRRITWGKFVNCGQTCIAPDYILCEPSIQNRVVEGIRQTLLEFYGPDPKSSPDYGRIINQRHFNRLMTLLEGYTATVGGQSDSSQRYIAPTVVKDVPPQARLMQEEIFGPLLPIVTVSDIDEAIHFINEREKPLALYVFSSNKKVIKRMLAETTSGGVTVNDVIMHYTLNSLPFGGVGQSGTGRYHGKHTFDQFSHHRACLVKSLGMEEVNMVRYPPQNRQKARRVRLAMRTPLVDFSRKTYIWAVTATVFAFGLLVTLTAILLIAGGLNCTCWRLWQIWR, encoded by the exons ATGGAGAAGCAGGCGGTGCAGAGGGCCAGGGAGGCTTTCCTCGCTGGGAGGTCGCGACCCCAGGAGTTCAGAGTTCAGCAgctcaagtctctccagaggatgatcacagacagacagggagagatcgCCACCGCCCTCAGACAGGACATCAACAGG AGCCAGTACGACACCCTGCTGTTTGAGTTGATCGGCCTGGAGAATGAGATCAGCCTGGCTGTGTCGAAGCTGGCCCAGTGGGCTGCTCCTCGGCCTGTAGAGAGGaacctcctcaccatctcagacCAG GCGTACATCCAGCCGGAGCCCCTGGGAGTGGTCCTCATTATCGGGGCCTGGAACTACCCCTGGGCCCTAACCCTGCAGCCCCTGGTCGGGGCTATCGCTGCAG gcaaTGCAGCTGTGGTGAAGCCGTCTGAGCTGAGTGTATACTCAGCTAGTCTCCTCAAAGCTCTGCTCCCACGATATCTGGACCAG GAGCTGTACCCTGTAGTGTGTGGGGGCGTGTCAGAGACCCAGGAGTTGCTGCGTCAGCGTTTCGACCACGTCTTCTACACAGGGAACAGCACTGTGGGTAAACTGGTGATGGAGGCAGCAGCCCGACACCTCACCCCCGTGACCCTGGAGCTGGGGGGGAAGAGCCCCTGTTACATCGATAAGGACGTCGATCTCAGAGTCGCATGCCG GCGTATCACGTGGGGGAAGTTTGTGAACTGTGGTCAGACGTGCATCGCCCCAGACTACATCCTGTGTGAACCCAGCATCCAGAACAGAGTGGTGGAGGGCATCCGGCAGACACTACTG GAGTTTTATGGGCCTGACCCCAAATCCTCCCCTGACTACGGCCGCATCATCAACCAGCGCCACTTCAACCGCTTGATGACTCTACTGGAGGGCTACACGGCAACAGTAGGGGGGCAGAGTGACTCATCACAGCGCTATATTG CCCCCACGGTGGTGAAGGACGTGCCCCCCCAGGCTAGGCTGATGCAGGAGGAGATCTTCGGGCCCCTGTTGCCCATAGTGACCGTCAGCGACATAGATGAAGCCATCCACTTCATCAACGAGAGAGAGAAGCCCCTGGCGCTCTACGTCTTCTCCTCCAACAAGAAG GTGATAAAGCGAATGCTGGCTGAGACTACCAGTGGTGGGGTGACAGTCAACGACGTTATTATGCACTACACCCTCAACTCTCTGCCCTTTGGGGGTGTAG GTCAGAGTGGAACAGGAAGGTATCATGGAAAGCACACCTTTGACCAGTTCAGCCATCATCGGGCGTGTCTGGTCAAGTCCCTGGGCATGGAGGAGGTCAACATGGTGCGGTACCCTCCCCAGAACCGCCAGAAGGCTCGCAGGGTCAGGCTGGCCATGAGGACGCCACTGGTCGACTTCTCTAGGAAAACCTACATCTGGGCCGTGACAGCAACAGTCTTTGCTTTCGGTCTCCTGGTCACCTTGACTGCCATCCTGCTAATTGCTGGTGGCTTGAACTGCACCTGTTGGAGACTTTGGCAAATCTGGCGCTAG
- the LOC135546699 gene encoding aldehyde dehydrogenase family 3 member A2-like isoform X1 has translation MEKQAVQRAREAFLAGRSRPQEFRVQQLKSLQRMITDRQGEIATALRQDINRSQYDTLLFELIGLENEISLAVSKLAQWAAPRPVERNLLTISDQAYIQPEPLGVVLIIGAWNYPWALTLQPLVGAIAAGNAAVVKPSELSVYSASLLKALLPRYLDQELYPVVCGGVSETQELLRQRFDHVFYTGNSTVGKLVMEAAARHLTPVTLELGGKSPCYIDKDVDLRVACRRITWGKFVNCGQTCIAPDYILCEPSIQNRVVEGIRQTLLEFYGPDPKSSPDYGRIINQRHFNRLMTLLEGYTATVGGQSDSSQRYIAPTVVKDVPPQARLMQEEIFGPLLPIVTVSDIDEAIHFINEREKPLALYVFSSNKKVIQDIPLSVSVHKVIKRMLAETTSGGVTVNDVIMHYTLNSLPFGGVGQSGTGRYHGKHTFDQFSHHRACLVKSLGMEEVNMVRYPPQNRQKARRVRLAMRTPLVDFSRKTYIWAVTATVFAFGLLVTLTAILLIAGGLNCTCWRLWQIWR, from the exons ATGGAGAAGCAGGCGGTGCAGAGGGCCAGGGAGGCTTTCCTCGCTGGGAGGTCGCGACCCCAGGAGTTCAGAGTTCAGCAgctcaagtctctccagaggatgatcacagacagacagggagagatcgCCACCGCCCTCAGACAGGACATCAACAGG AGCCAGTACGACACCCTGCTGTTTGAGTTGATCGGCCTGGAGAATGAGATCAGCCTGGCTGTGTCGAAGCTGGCCCAGTGGGCTGCTCCTCGGCCTGTAGAGAGGaacctcctcaccatctcagacCAG GCGTACATCCAGCCGGAGCCCCTGGGAGTGGTCCTCATTATCGGGGCCTGGAACTACCCCTGGGCCCTAACCCTGCAGCCCCTGGTCGGGGCTATCGCTGCAG gcaaTGCAGCTGTGGTGAAGCCGTCTGAGCTGAGTGTATACTCAGCTAGTCTCCTCAAAGCTCTGCTCCCACGATATCTGGACCAG GAGCTGTACCCTGTAGTGTGTGGGGGCGTGTCAGAGACCCAGGAGTTGCTGCGTCAGCGTTTCGACCACGTCTTCTACACAGGGAACAGCACTGTGGGTAAACTGGTGATGGAGGCAGCAGCCCGACACCTCACCCCCGTGACCCTGGAGCTGGGGGGGAAGAGCCCCTGTTACATCGATAAGGACGTCGATCTCAGAGTCGCATGCCG GCGTATCACGTGGGGGAAGTTTGTGAACTGTGGTCAGACGTGCATCGCCCCAGACTACATCCTGTGTGAACCCAGCATCCAGAACAGAGTGGTGGAGGGCATCCGGCAGACACTACTG GAGTTTTATGGGCCTGACCCCAAATCCTCCCCTGACTACGGCCGCATCATCAACCAGCGCCACTTCAACCGCTTGATGACTCTACTGGAGGGCTACACGGCAACAGTAGGGGGGCAGAGTGACTCATCACAGCGCTATATTG CCCCCACGGTGGTGAAGGACGTGCCCCCCCAGGCTAGGCTGATGCAGGAGGAGATCTTCGGGCCCCTGTTGCCCATAGTGACCGTCAGCGACATAGATGAAGCCATCCACTTCATCAACGAGAGAGAGAAGCCCCTGGCGCTCTACGTCTTCTCCTCCAACAAGAAG GTGATACAagacatccctctctctgtctctgtccataagGTGATAAAGCGAATGCTGGCTGAGACTACCAGTGGTGGGGTGACAGTCAACGACGTTATTATGCACTACACCCTCAACTCTCTGCCCTTTGGGGGTGTAG GTCAGAGTGGAACAGGAAGGTATCATGGAAAGCACACCTTTGACCAGTTCAGCCATCATCGGGCGTGTCTGGTCAAGTCCCTGGGCATGGAGGAGGTCAACATGGTGCGGTACCCTCCCCAGAACCGCCAGAAGGCTCGCAGGGTCAGGCTGGCCATGAGGACGCCACTGGTCGACTTCTCTAGGAAAACCTACATCTGGGCCGTGACAGCAACAGTCTTTGCTTTCGGTCTCCTGGTCACCTTGACTGCCATCCTGCTAATTGCTGGTGGCTTGAACTGCACCTGTTGGAGACTTTGGCAAATCTGGCGCTAG
- the LOC135546699 gene encoding aldehyde dehydrogenase family 3 member A2-like isoform X2 yields MEKQAVQRAREAFLAGRSRPQEFRVQQLKSLQRMITDRQGEIATALRQDINRSQYDTLLFELIGLENEISLAVSKLAQWAAPRPVERNLLTISDQAYIQPEPLGVVLIIGAWNYPWALTLQPLVGAIAAGNAAVVKPSELSVYSASLLKALLPRYLDQELYPVVCGGVSETQELLRQRFDHVFYTGNSTVGKLVMEAAARHLTPVTLELGGKSPCYIDKDVDLRVACRRITWGKFVNCGQTCIAPDYILCEPSIQNRVVEGIRQTLLEFYGPDPKSSPDYGRIINQRHFNRLMTLLEGYTATVGGQSDSSQRYIAPTVVKDVPPQARLMQEEIFGPLLPIVTVSDIDEAIHFINEREKPLALYVFSSNKKVIQDIPLSVSVHKVIKRMLAETTSGGVTVNDVIMHYTLNSLPFGGVGQSGTGRYHGKHTFDQFSHHRACLVKSLGMEEVHMVRYPPQNHQKVRRVRLAMRTPLVDFSKGTYIWAVTASIVALGLLVALTVILILAAGVSCTCL; encoded by the exons ATGGAGAAGCAGGCGGTGCAGAGGGCCAGGGAGGCTTTCCTCGCTGGGAGGTCGCGACCCCAGGAGTTCAGAGTTCAGCAgctcaagtctctccagaggatgatcacagacagacagggagagatcgCCACCGCCCTCAGACAGGACATCAACAGG AGCCAGTACGACACCCTGCTGTTTGAGTTGATCGGCCTGGAGAATGAGATCAGCCTGGCTGTGTCGAAGCTGGCCCAGTGGGCTGCTCCTCGGCCTGTAGAGAGGaacctcctcaccatctcagacCAG GCGTACATCCAGCCGGAGCCCCTGGGAGTGGTCCTCATTATCGGGGCCTGGAACTACCCCTGGGCCCTAACCCTGCAGCCCCTGGTCGGGGCTATCGCTGCAG gcaaTGCAGCTGTGGTGAAGCCGTCTGAGCTGAGTGTATACTCAGCTAGTCTCCTCAAAGCTCTGCTCCCACGATATCTGGACCAG GAGCTGTACCCTGTAGTGTGTGGGGGCGTGTCAGAGACCCAGGAGTTGCTGCGTCAGCGTTTCGACCACGTCTTCTACACAGGGAACAGCACTGTGGGTAAACTGGTGATGGAGGCAGCAGCCCGACACCTCACCCCCGTGACCCTGGAGCTGGGGGGGAAGAGCCCCTGTTACATCGATAAGGACGTCGATCTCAGAGTCGCATGCCG GCGTATCACGTGGGGGAAGTTTGTGAACTGTGGTCAGACGTGCATCGCCCCAGACTACATCCTGTGTGAACCCAGCATCCAGAACAGAGTGGTGGAGGGCATCCGGCAGACACTACTG GAGTTTTATGGGCCTGACCCCAAATCCTCCCCTGACTACGGCCGCATCATCAACCAGCGCCACTTCAACCGCTTGATGACTCTACTGGAGGGCTACACGGCAACAGTAGGGGGGCAGAGTGACTCATCACAGCGCTATATTG CCCCCACGGTGGTGAAGGACGTGCCCCCCCAGGCTAGGCTGATGCAGGAGGAGATCTTCGGGCCCCTGTTGCCCATAGTGACCGTCAGCGACATAGATGAAGCCATCCACTTCATCAACGAGAGAGAGAAGCCCCTGGCGCTCTACGTCTTCTCCTCCAACAAGAAG GTGATACAagacatccctctctctgtctctgtccataagGTGATAAAGCGAATGCTGGCTGAGACTACCAGTGGTGGGGTGACAGTCAACGACGTTATTATGCACTACACCCTCAACTCTCTGCCCTTTGGGGGTGTAG GTCAGAGTGGAACAGGAAGGTATCATGGGAAGCACACCTTTGACCAGTTCAGCCATCATCGGGCGTGTCTGGTCAAGTCCCTGGGCATGGAGGAGGTCCACATGGTGCGGTATCCACCCCAGAACCACCAGAAGGTTCGCAGGGTCAGGCTGGCCATGAGGACCCCACTGGTTGACTTCTCCAAGGGCACCTACATCTGGGCCGTCACGGCGTCCATTGTGGCTCTGGGACTCCTGGTCGCCCTGACTGTGATTCTAATACTAGCGGCCGGTGTCAGCTGCACCTGTTTGTGA
- the LOC135546699 gene encoding aldehyde dehydrogenase family 3 member A2-like isoform X4 gives MEKQAVQRAREAFLAGRSRPQEFRVQQLKSLQRMITDRQGEIATALRQDINRSQYDTLLFELIGLENEISLAVSKLAQWAAPRPVERNLLTISDQAYIQPEPLGVVLIIGAWNYPWALTLQPLVGAIAAGNAAVVKPSELSVYSASLLKALLPRYLDQELYPVVCGGVSETQELLRQRFDHVFYTGNSTVGKLVMEAAARHLTPVTLELGGKSPCYIDKDVDLRVACRRITWGKFVNCGQTCIAPDYILCEPSIQNRVVEGIRQTLLEFYGPDPKSSPDYGRIINQRHFNRLMTLLEGYTATVGGQSDSSQRYIAPTVVKDVPPQARLMQEEIFGPLLPIVTVSDIDEAIHFINEREKPLALYVFSSNKKVIKRMLAETTSGGVTVNDVIMHYTLNSLPFGGVGQSGTGRYHGKHTFDQFSHHRACLVKSLGMEEVHMVRYPPQNHQKVRRVRLAMRTPLVDFSKGTYIWAVTASIVALGLLVALTVILILAAGVSCTCL, from the exons ATGGAGAAGCAGGCGGTGCAGAGGGCCAGGGAGGCTTTCCTCGCTGGGAGGTCGCGACCCCAGGAGTTCAGAGTTCAGCAgctcaagtctctccagaggatgatcacagacagacagggagagatcgCCACCGCCCTCAGACAGGACATCAACAGG AGCCAGTACGACACCCTGCTGTTTGAGTTGATCGGCCTGGAGAATGAGATCAGCCTGGCTGTGTCGAAGCTGGCCCAGTGGGCTGCTCCTCGGCCTGTAGAGAGGaacctcctcaccatctcagacCAG GCGTACATCCAGCCGGAGCCCCTGGGAGTGGTCCTCATTATCGGGGCCTGGAACTACCCCTGGGCCCTAACCCTGCAGCCCCTGGTCGGGGCTATCGCTGCAG gcaaTGCAGCTGTGGTGAAGCCGTCTGAGCTGAGTGTATACTCAGCTAGTCTCCTCAAAGCTCTGCTCCCACGATATCTGGACCAG GAGCTGTACCCTGTAGTGTGTGGGGGCGTGTCAGAGACCCAGGAGTTGCTGCGTCAGCGTTTCGACCACGTCTTCTACACAGGGAACAGCACTGTGGGTAAACTGGTGATGGAGGCAGCAGCCCGACACCTCACCCCCGTGACCCTGGAGCTGGGGGGGAAGAGCCCCTGTTACATCGATAAGGACGTCGATCTCAGAGTCGCATGCCG GCGTATCACGTGGGGGAAGTTTGTGAACTGTGGTCAGACGTGCATCGCCCCAGACTACATCCTGTGTGAACCCAGCATCCAGAACAGAGTGGTGGAGGGCATCCGGCAGACACTACTG GAGTTTTATGGGCCTGACCCCAAATCCTCCCCTGACTACGGCCGCATCATCAACCAGCGCCACTTCAACCGCTTGATGACTCTACTGGAGGGCTACACGGCAACAGTAGGGGGGCAGAGTGACTCATCACAGCGCTATATTG CCCCCACGGTGGTGAAGGACGTGCCCCCCCAGGCTAGGCTGATGCAGGAGGAGATCTTCGGGCCCCTGTTGCCCATAGTGACCGTCAGCGACATAGATGAAGCCATCCACTTCATCAACGAGAGAGAGAAGCCCCTGGCGCTCTACGTCTTCTCCTCCAACAAGAAG GTGATAAAGCGAATGCTGGCTGAGACTACCAGTGGTGGGGTGACAGTCAACGACGTTATTATGCACTACACCCTCAACTCTCTGCCCTTTGGGGGTGTAG GTCAGAGTGGAACAGGAAGGTATCATGGGAAGCACACCTTTGACCAGTTCAGCCATCATCGGGCGTGTCTGGTCAAGTCCCTGGGCATGGAGGAGGTCCACATGGTGCGGTATCCACCCCAGAACCACCAGAAGGTTCGCAGGGTCAGGCTGGCCATGAGGACCCCACTGGTTGACTTCTCCAAGGGCACCTACATCTGGGCCGTCACGGCGTCCATTGTGGCTCTGGGACTCCTGGTCGCCCTGACTGTGATTCTAATACTAGCGGCCGGTGTCAGCTGCACCTGTTTGTGA